Below is a window of Syngnathus typhle isolate RoL2023-S1 ecotype Sweden linkage group LG12, RoL_Styp_1.0, whole genome shotgun sequence DNA.
caacaataaatacaTTCAGAAGTACTCACAGCATTTGCCACCAAACTTAAAACTCAGATCAGGTACGTAATATTTCCAATATTTAATTGGAATCCACTTGTGTTAAATTCAGTTGACATGAATTATTTTACACTCACACATCTATCAATATAAGGTCCTGCAGGTGACAGTGCATGTCAGAGCACAAACTCAACTTGAAGTCAATGGTACTGTCTGAAGACCTCAGAGACAGGATTGTCTCAAGGCACACATCTGGAAAAGGGAACCAAAAAAATTATGCTATGAGGGTTCCAATGAGCACAGTGGATGATAAGTAGAAGATGTTCAAAACACCAGAACTTCTCAGAGAATTTACTGACTGTCTAAACTGTGCAATCTGTGGAAAGGGGCCTTAGTCAGGCAGGTAACCAAGAACCTTATGATTGCTCCAGCGATTCTTTATGGACAGAGGAGAACCTTCCAGAAGGCCATCCATTTCTGCAACACTCTACCAAATCAGGCCTGTATGGCAAAGTGGCCAGATGGAAGCCACTTCTTTGTAAAAGGCACACTCTCAGattattacaaagaaaattcTCTGTCTGGTCTGATGAGACAATGAGTGAATTATTTGGCATGAATGCCAGGTGTCATGTTTGATGGAAACCAGGCAGCGTTCATCACCTGACCAATACCACCAAGAATGTTGGAGGCGGCATCATCGTGTGGGGATGTTTTTAGCGGTCAGAAATTGGAGCAGGTCCGCCGCTTGACAAATTATGTCTAAAAGCTCACTACTTTCTAGAGGTGCATTTATCATCATTTTTAGAGGGGTGTCTGTCCACCATGTCTTCTTGAATGCTCCTGCTAAGATGAGCATCGCTTCAACTACTTTAAGTACTATTTCCTTGTTTGTTTGACATGttcttgtgttgtttttgtgttgtaggCATCCATCAACTGAAAAAACCCTGCCTCATCTGTCTTCAGTCTCCTGCAGCACTCCTGGAACTCCGAACTCTCCTCCCTCAGAGATGTCTGCCACTCTTTCCAGCCAAGCCATCTCTATCCCCTCTGTGGCTTTAAGCCCCTCTGCTGAAGAGAAGCGCCCCCTGCTGCTGTCAAAGGCACATCAGCCATCTAAGTCCTTTAGCCGAGATGAACTACAGAGGACCTCTGCACACTACAATCATGGCCAAGAAGCACATAGCTTACCACCTAGCCCGCTCTGTGCCATGGAGAATAACTACCAAGTCACAGTCACTATTGCAGCTAGCCATATGATCTCATCATCTACAGAGAAGCTAGTTAATGCAAACAACACTATTAATAACCATAGCATCAGAAAAGCAACGGTTATGAATGGTCATGTGCTGCATAATAAAGAGTTCAATATTGACAGCATGTTGGCCAGTGAACCAGAGGACCCAAAGGGGGATCACACACCATTCATTTCGATAGAGAACGCTAAAGCCCTGCTTTTAAGGGCTAAAGATAGCAGTAGGACTACTGCAACATCACGAAATGGTGACCTGCAACTCATGTCATCCACCTAACAAGACCCAAGAACTGTGTAAAGAAGGGCAGAAAGTTGCTTGTTTAGAAAAAATTACACTCACTACTTAACCTTTATTTTCTACTAAACTATTCGCAGCAAAAATACTTTTAATGATAAATGAAAAGCAAgacttttattttaatgttgtaGTGAATAGAGAGTTTTataaatttaaaataatgtaCAAAATTGATGATGTCCTGTAGATGAAGTGCCATACACGAGTATGTAGTAGTGTGTGAAAATATACTTGTATATAGTAGCGTGTAAAAATATCAATCGTGCCTTTTTGTTAGGTATGCTTAAGGGAACTGCAAATATAACAGGGCCATATATTCACCATCCTAATTTTCTAATCAAGAATAACATGCAAACTGCCTTCAACGTCTCATAGTTTGAAGTGAAGAAgctcaaatatttcattttggtaACAAATTTTAAAATGCATGCTACATGCTGTCCGAGAACAACTGACTGCGTGATTTTGTGTCATAAAGACATTGGATCTGTCCAGTCAAATCATCAGTGTTGTTGTTCATTGTGTCCTGAATGCAATATAAAACCGCGACAGAGACTGGATTGATTTGGATGATTTCATGTCTATTTTAACGCAATGTTTGTGATCAGAATATGTAGAGATGTTCATACTTGTCAGTGGATTACATTACAGGTAACACATGCAAGCAAAATGCAGATGTGATCATTGAGTTCTAAGAAACACTAAACACTAAGAAACACGATCAATAGTCTCGTCTTTGTCAAGTTTCCTTCAACCTTAATGTCAGTTCATCAATGAATCAGTAATGCACGAGTGTGAAATTTTAAAGGATGACATCGGGTTTCCGATTCAAATATCCAATACGATTTCCCGGGTttggtgatgatgtcatcgaaGGCAAATATTGAGTTTGTATGAAACATGAATAAATACAAGGCTCTTGATTTAATTTGTAAAGACATCAATGTGACTTGAGCAATGCTtttttagaataaaaaaaaatatgcaccaTATGTATAAATGTTTTGACTCGTCTATTTGCTCCATACCTTGCATTTCTATCAACTTTCAAAACCTTTCATCGTAGTAAGTGGAGATGAGAGGTGTGGATCTCAGCAACAGTAACATGGAAGTTGAGCGTTTGGCTCGAgaactatttattattattttgcatcACCTTTCTATTCTATAGTTGGCCGTTGGCAAAACTGCAATGTGAGATTCTACTTAAGCCTGAGATTTTAAAATTGTCGACTTCCAAACTCTGAGAGACTCCACATTGGATGGGAAAAAAATCACAGGTATAACAGTTTTGAACATGACGTGTGCTGCCTAACCACGTGGCAAGAGCAACAAATCACACTCAAAGGGATTTCATTCACAAATATTCCCACATCAGATAAGAAATCTCGCTAATCCTCCCGAAATTGAACGTGACTTCAGAGTAAACAAACACAGACAGACAAAGAAGCGATTTGTttctagcaaaaaaaaaggagtcaaaGGAGTGAAGACAGCACGAGCACTGTATTTCTGTTGTTCcatgcagggctgtggactcggttcggactcggggactcggtcatttttgccggactcggactcagtgctgattttgaccgagtccaccgagtccgacaataaaaaaaaaaaagaggcaagacgcagccagagagtgtcacgttacagtcagcgtggtaggagttgtaagaagcagtaaaaactccaccaaactcgccgtaatgacccgtgatatatgttatatccttactattttccaggttcttagatagcaagaataggtcggacaacgacgtgaatgataactgctttattccttactcacagtgcgttcacagggcgtaccacaacaacacagaatgcgcccatcccacttccggggtttttctactacggaatttgagttagcccaaaatacacaacatctcttcccctcttacaatgaacgcgtatatgcacctataacttgacatcttcaagatctatcaataactaccattaaacaaatatcatatatggtccagacaattatgacaataatattcccatgcaaccttaactttgggtgcgtttgaactacgtcaaattataccgaattatagcgaaaaaccgatgtcgtacggcgtcgtacggcgtcagcactatgttgttttcaataaaaacatgaagaactcacgtttgcgtcagtcaattttaatttttataaaggattattctcatttgatgtctttaaattcatccgcgttctgccattgaagcggggtgcattcaaaaaccagtcgtacagacggaaactgttatatcgtggccgtaatgacgcgcacactctccaagtttagagGACTCTTTAatagaacggcacacacagtacaagcacaggtTTCTcgcttgtacaacttcttctgtctaacatcaatcctcagtagtcaactctaggcgagtgcgccctctactgggtaaaagtagaagtatcacattggcagcaaataagcactgaaataatacttataccaaccaacattaccaaatcaatacaccacatctcccccacatttaagcaaaaacaacatgtgttatacactcaataaaacataaacagaaaaattacttaatgtaactcagtatgagttttttttttattttttttttaataacattctactttaaggaacaaagtctttgaggtgAACAGGGGTATGTCTCTTTCTACTAGAACGTCTCAACTCTGTCTGTGGTGGTACAACCTTTTCATCCTGGGTATTGGTAGCAGGTAGTAACTCTGACACCTTCTCTGAATTAGAACTCAGTTCTAACatctgtggtttatttatttccggtagtggaatctttgcaatagtctctggaaaaaatactaagcttttctccttctcaaccTTTGTCTCGAGATTGGATAATCTTGCTCTTACCTGATCTACATGCCTTTTCACAACTTGACCAGTACCAACACTAACGGTATAGGAAAGGGGTCCTGAAGTGTTTTGGATAACACAGGAATCCATTTCGGTCCATAGGAATAGTTCCTGATGAGTACGTCCTCTCCTGACGTAAACCTTCTCTGCTTACTCCGtgtgtcatgattttctttctgtttaagttgcttttgttgcactttggttttcatatccagaacaaccaaatccagggcggaccttagtctgcgtgacatcatgagttcggcaggtgataagcctgttgttgcgtgaggtgtgatccggtagctaaacaagaatcttgataaccttgtttgtattgtcccttctttcatcttcttcatcccctctttaaaagtttgaactgctctctctgcgagtccatttgaggatgggtgaaaaagagcggatctcacatgactgataccattttgcttcatgaacgcttcaaactcagcacttgtgaagcaagttccattgtcggacaccagcatttttggtattccaaaattactaaagctctgtctgagtttctcgattgtgactaaggatgtgcatgtttttgtagggtaaacatccaaccactttgaatgtgcatccacaattacgagaaacatttctcctagaaaaggtcctgcatagtccacatgaatccttgaccgtggtgattcaggccattcccacgggtgtagaggagcagaagcaggtgctttttgatgtgcctgacattcgtgacatgcttgaaccgttctctctacatcctgatccattccaggccaccacatgtatgatcttgccaaacctttcattttagtcattcctgtgtgagtttgatgtaacatttttaacatcctatctcttcctttggcagggatgaccactcgagctccccagagaacgcagccatctctaacaccgagctccaattttctctggtggaaagccttcagatttggatcggtttctgtgggccaccctttcaggatgtattcatgaacttgtgataaaacagtgtcttttgccgtccagctctttacctgctttgcatctatcaatgtctcatccaacatgtccatcataagtacttgctcagtactctcctctttccttaacttgacaggaactggcatcctgctcaaggcat
It encodes the following:
- the nrg1 gene encoding pro-neuregulin-1, membrane-bound isoform isoform X8 — its product is MTELSGSFEVAYIASTSTTTTAKTSSHVTRCSDSQKNYCVNGGECFTLEIMPGSTKFLCRCLTGFTGHRCEQAVLKKVSNPKQAEELYQKRILTITGICIALLVVGIMCVVAYCKTKKQRKKLHDRLRQNLRTKRNKLGKSASRRQVSNLPLQDLQQTNCNGAAIQHAAEKETETTFSTSKYALSTQQATTLTNTSSQRHPSTEKTLPHLSSVSCSTPGTPNSPPSEMSATLSSQAISIPSVALSPSAEEKRPLLLSKAHQPSKSFSRDELQRTSAHYNHGQEAHSLPPSPLCAMENNYQVTVTIAASHMISSSTEKLVNANNTINNHSIRKATVMNGHVLHNKEFNIDSMLASEPEDPKGDHTPFISIENAKALLLRAKDSSRTTATSRNGDLQLMSST